The following coding sequences lie in one Devosia litorisediminis genomic window:
- a CDS encoding metallopeptidase family protein — translation MAVSHSDWAARHAPTLDDIEALASQALADLPEPFRSLAADVTCAVAEFAPDDVLAEFGMQSPFELMGLFTGIGLAQDGSTPQTGQLPNTVFLYRRAILDYWSEHDDNTLGEVVTHVLIHELGHHFGFSDDDMDAIEAAADAP, via the coding sequence TTGGCAGTAAGCCACTCAGACTGGGCGGCGCGCCACGCGCCAACCCTGGACGACATTGAAGCTCTGGCGAGTCAGGCCTTGGCCGACTTGCCCGAGCCTTTCAGATCTCTGGCCGCCGATGTGACCTGCGCGGTCGCCGAATTTGCCCCGGACGACGTGCTGGCGGAGTTCGGCATGCAAAGCCCGTTCGAGCTGATGGGTCTGTTCACCGGCATCGGGCTGGCACAGGACGGGTCCACCCCACAGACCGGACAATTGCCCAATACTGTCTTCCTCTATCGTCGGGCTATTCTCGACTATTGGTCAGAGCATGACGACAATACCTTGGGAGAAGTCGTCACGCACGTGCTGATCCATGAGCTCGGACATCATTTCGGCTTTTCCGACGACGACATGGATGCTATCGAAGCGGCAGCCGACGCTCCCTGA
- the rimM gene encoding ribosome maturation factor RimM (Essential for efficient processing of 16S rRNA) gives MTTQNPNRILLGQIGAAHGIKGAVRIASHTQDPTDIGSYGPLETDRPGLTITISKLRLHKNVVVAHIKGINDRNTAETLNGVGLYVDRARLPEPEDDEDFYHADLIGLEARIASGQIIGQVSAIPNFGAGDLIEIRDPNSGDTFLYPFTKAVVPTIRIAEGFLVIEVPLDAEEGGEEPD, from the coding sequence ATGACCACCCAGAACCCCAATCGTATCCTGCTCGGCCAGATCGGCGCCGCCCATGGCATCAAGGGCGCCGTCCGTATCGCCTCCCATACCCAGGATCCCACTGATATCGGCAGCTACGGGCCCCTTGAAACCGACCGCCCCGGGCTGACCATCACCATCTCCAAACTGCGTCTGCACAAGAATGTGGTCGTTGCTCACATCAAGGGCATCAATGACCGCAACACCGCCGAAACGCTTAATGGCGTTGGTCTTTACGTTGATCGCGCACGGCTGCCCGAGCCAGAAGATGACGAAGATTTCTACCACGCTGATCTGATCGGCCTTGAGGCCCGCATCGCCTCCGGCCAGATCATCGGACAGGTCTCCGCCATTCCCAATTTTGGCGCCGGCGACCTCATTGAAATACGCGACCCCAATAGCGGCGATACCTTCCTGTACCCCTTCACCAAGGCAGTGGTACCCACCATCCGCATTGCCGAAGGTTTTTTGGTCATCGAAGTGCCGCTTGACGCTGAAGAGGGCGGGGAAGAACCCGATTGA
- the trmD gene encoding tRNA (guanosine(37)-N1)-methyltransferase TrmD, with amino-acid sequence MSFSASIITLFPELFPGPLGASVLGRGLSDGLWSLQATQLRDFATDRHRSVDATPSGGGAGMVLKPDVLAKAIDTVAPQGDPRPRILMSPRGKPLTQKRARELALGPGAVIVCGRFEGIDQRVIDARALEEISIGDYVLAGGEVAAMVLLEAVVRLIPGVLGGADSHADESFENGQLEYPQYTRPQSFEGVDIPPVLTSGDHGKIAKWRAEQSLELTRARRPDLLDPRKS; translated from the coding sequence TTGAGTTTTTCAGCCTCCATCATCACGCTGTTTCCCGAGCTGTTTCCCGGCCCGCTGGGTGCATCGGTTCTGGGGCGGGGCCTGTCCGATGGGCTCTGGTCGCTTCAGGCCACCCAATTGCGTGACTTTGCCACCGATCGTCACCGCAGCGTCGACGCCACCCCTTCAGGTGGCGGCGCCGGCATGGTGCTCAAGCCCGATGTTTTGGCCAAGGCAATCGACACCGTGGCGCCTCAGGGCGATCCGCGTCCGCGCATCCTGATGTCCCCGCGTGGCAAGCCCCTTACCCAGAAGCGCGCGCGCGAACTGGCGCTTGGCCCTGGCGCAGTGATTGTCTGTGGTCGCTTTGAGGGCATCGACCAGCGCGTCATAGACGCCCGTGCGCTCGAGGAAATCTCCATCGGGGACTATGTGCTGGCAGGTGGCGAAGTAGCCGCCATGGTGCTGCTGGAGGCCGTTGTGCGGCTCATCCCCGGTGTGCTCGGCGGCGCTGACAGCCATGCCGATGAGAGCTTTGAGAACGGCCAACTCGAATACCCCCAATATACCCGTCCGCAGAGCTTTGAGGGCGTCGACATCCCGCCGGTGCTGACCTCGGGTGATCACGGCAAGATTGCCAAATGGCGCGCCGAACAAAGCCTGGAGTTGACCCGCGCGCGACGGCCAGACCTTCTGGACCCGCGCAAGTCATAA
- the rplS gene encoding 50S ribosomal protein L19, which yields MSSIIEQLEAEQMAAVAEKRQLPEFTHGDTVKVWVRITEGAKERLQAYEGVVIAFNGGGLMESFTVRKISYGEGVERVFPLYSPNVASVEVLKRGKVRRAKLYYLRDRRGKSARIFESTNSRTKKIQDSERTAAVAAKEAREAEKIAAAEAFAAEQAAKDAEAAAAAAAAEQAAAAEAAPADAEPKAE from the coding sequence ATGTCCAGCATCATCGAACAGCTCGAAGCCGAGCAGATGGCAGCGGTCGCCGAAAAGCGCCAGCTTCCTGAATTCACCCACGGCGACACCGTCAAGGTGTGGGTCCGTATCACTGAAGGCGCCAAGGAGCGTCTGCAGGCCTATGAAGGCGTTGTCATCGCTTTCAACGGCGGCGGCCTGATGGAATCATTCACCGTGCGCAAGATTTCGTACGGCGAAGGCGTTGAGCGCGTATTCCCGCTCTACTCCCCCAACGTGGCTTCGGTTGAAGTTCTCAAGCGCGGTAAGGTTCGTCGCGCCAAGCTGTACTACCTGCGCGATCGTCGCGGTAAATCGGCTCGTATTTTCGAATCGACCAATTCGCGTACCAAGAAGATCCAGGATTCCGAGCGCACTGCAGCCGTTGCTGCCAAGGAAGCTCGTGAAGCCGAGAAGATCGCCGCTGCAGAGGCTTTTGCCGCTGAGCAGGCAGCCAAGGATGCCGAGGCCGCAGCAGCAGCTGCAGCCGCCGAGCAGGCCGCTGCTGCTGAAGCCGCGCCAGCCGACGCCGAGCCAAAGGCTGAATAG
- a CDS encoding exodeoxyribonuclease III, which yields MSVSIVTWNINSVRLRLPMVLDFINQYQPDVLMLQEIKCTNDQFPAKAFADAGYPHQAVHGQKGYHGVATISKFPLTNVSSRVFCEIEESRHVSARLDFGRGPLTVHNFYIPAGGDEPDVEINPKFKHKMGFLSELTSWFQEPDFSRGHLIAGDFNIAPHENDVWSHKQLLKVVSHTPLETETLDAILNGGHGWTDLVRKHLPHDQKLYSWWSYRGKDWEASDRGRRLDHIWSTGDVADHCIGAEIIKPARGWTEKPSDHVPVIARFAGV from the coding sequence ATGTCCGTCTCCATCGTCACCTGGAACATCAATTCGGTTCGCTTGCGCCTGCCCATGGTGCTTGATTTCATCAACCAGTATCAGCCCGATGTGTTGATGCTGCAGGAAATCAAATGCACCAATGACCAGTTTCCTGCCAAGGCCTTCGCCGATGCCGGCTATCCCCATCAGGCTGTGCATGGACAGAAGGGCTATCATGGCGTCGCCACCATCTCTAAATTCCCGCTGACCAACGTCTCCAGCCGGGTTTTCTGCGAGATTGAGGAATCACGCCACGTCTCTGCCCGCCTCGATTTCGGTCGCGGCCCGCTCACCGTGCACAATTTCTATATTCCGGCCGGCGGTGACGAGCCCGATGTCGAGATCAACCCCAAGTTTAAGCACAAGATGGGGTTCCTCAGTGAACTGACCAGCTGGTTTCAGGAGCCTGACTTTTCACGCGGTCATCTGATCGCCGGTGATTTCAACATTGCCCCGCATGAGAACGACGTCTGGAGCCACAAACAGCTGCTCAAGGTTGTCAGCCACACCCCGCTTGAGACCGAAACGCTCGACGCCATTCTCAATGGCGGCCACGGCTGGACCGATCTGGTGCGCAAGCACCTGCCCCATGATCAAAAGCTGTATTCCTGGTGGAGCTATCGCGGCAAGGACTGGGAAGCCTCTGATCGCGGCCGTCGGCTCGACCATATCTGGTCAACCGGTGACGTTGCCGATCACTGCATCGGGGCCGAAATCATCAAGCCGGCGCGCGGCTGGACGGAAAAGCCCAGCGACCACGTACCGGTCATCGCCCGTTTCGCCGGGGTCTAG
- a CDS encoding Crp/Fnr family transcriptional regulator, giving the protein MIRDEADAALAQAEFFDICDDEQRRLLAFAGTRRHYDPDAVIYQSGDTPLGAHVLISGTLKARPEGKGANKPYAISEPGSVVSAMALILDKPRLVTFTAVTDCETLFVPRTAFLKLVQQSPDLAQRAVARIERDLGSYLGALEPLGRRMRAGQD; this is encoded by the coding sequence ATGATCAGGGACGAGGCGGACGCCGCGCTGGCGCAGGCCGAATTTTTCGATATTTGCGATGATGAGCAGCGCCGCTTGTTGGCGTTTGCGGGCACACGTCGGCACTACGATCCCGATGCGGTTATCTACCAGTCCGGCGATACGCCGCTGGGCGCCCATGTGCTGATCTCTGGTACGCTCAAGGCCAGGCCGGAAGGCAAGGGGGCCAACAAGCCCTATGCGATCTCAGAACCTGGCAGTGTGGTATCGGCAATGGCGCTGATATTGGACAAGCCGCGCCTCGTCACGTTCACCGCTGTCACCGATTGCGAGACGCTTTTTGTGCCGCGCACGGCCTTTCTCAAGCTGGTCCAGCAATCGCCGGACCTGGCGCAACGCGCGGTGGCGCGGATCGAGCGCGATCTGGGCAGCTATCTGGGCGCGCTGGAGCCATTGGGCCGGCGCATGCGCGCAGGCCAGGACTAA
- a CDS encoding response regulator transcription factor, with the protein MNKRRILLVDDDADLRQTLVEQLETLPDFEILQAETANDALKSTRENNIDLTILDVGLPDMDGREAVKVLRAEGYNSPILMLTGHDSDADQIRGLDSGANDYLTKPFRFPVLLARINAALRQHDQSEDVVFTIGPYSFQPSAKVLETNDGNKVRLTDKETAILKFLYRQGPKTMSRDILLKEVWGYNNRVTTHTLETHIYRLRQKIERDPSNARLLVTEEGGYRLVP; encoded by the coding sequence ATGAACAAGCGACGCATTCTGCTAGTGGACGATGATGCGGACCTGCGTCAAACCCTGGTCGAGCAGCTCGAAACGCTCCCGGATTTTGAGATCCTGCAGGCCGAAACGGCCAATGATGCGCTCAAGTCGACGCGCGAAAACAATATTGACCTTACCATTCTCGATGTCGGACTGCCCGACATGGATGGCCGTGAAGCCGTCAAGGTCCTGCGCGCAGAGGGTTATAACAGCCCGATTCTGATGCTGACCGGCCATGATAGCGATGCCGACCAGATTCGTGGGCTGGATTCGGGCGCCAATGACTATCTGACCAAGCCATTCCGTTTTCCCGTGCTGTTGGCCCGCATCAATGCGGCGCTGCGCCAGCATGACCAGAGCGAAGATGTGGTCTTCACGATTGGACCCTACAGCTTCCAGCCGTCAGCGAAGGTTCTCGAGACCAATGACGGCAACAAGGTGCGCCTGACCGACAAGGAAACAGCGATCCTGAAGTTCCTGTATCGTCAGGGCCCCAAGACCATGTCGCGCGATATCCTGCTCAAGGAAGTGTGGGGCTACAATAACCGGGTCACCACCCATACGCTGGAAACCCATATCTACCGGCTGCGTCAGAAGATCGAGCGCGACCCGTCCAACGCCCGTTTGCTGGTTACCGAAGAGGGCGGTTACCGTCTGGTGCCGTGA
- a CDS encoding YggS family pyridoxal phosphate-dependent enzyme, giving the protein MEASAASNLAAINERIAKAKDRFGPPPDRVTLVAVSKTFPAEAIAPFLEAGQRVFGENRVQEASQKWPGLRERFSDVELHLIGPLQTNKAREAVALFDVIETVDRNKLAGVLAEEMDRAGRQLPCFVQVNIGLEEQKAGVAPAEAAGFVQRCRDEHGLNIVGLMCIPPDGVPPGPYFAQMVALGQAAGVSQLSMGMSGDFEVGIGMGATHVRVGSALFGHRPTIIEA; this is encoded by the coding sequence ATGGAAGCCAGTGCCGCCAGCAATCTCGCCGCGATCAATGAGCGGATCGCAAAGGCCAAAGACCGCTTCGGACCGCCGCCTGATCGGGTGACGCTGGTCGCGGTATCCAAGACCTTCCCCGCCGAGGCAATTGCGCCTTTTCTGGAAGCTGGACAGCGGGTTTTCGGCGAGAACCGGGTGCAGGAAGCCAGTCAGAAATGGCCAGGGCTGCGTGAGCGCTTCAGTGATGTCGAGCTGCACCTGATCGGCCCATTGCAGACCAACAAGGCGCGCGAGGCGGTGGCGCTGTTCGATGTGATTGAAACAGTTGATCGTAACAAGCTGGCCGGCGTTCTGGCGGAAGAAATGGACCGCGCGGGACGACAATTGCCGTGCTTTGTGCAGGTCAATATCGGGCTTGAAGAGCAAAAGGCCGGCGTTGCGCCCGCTGAGGCAGCTGGGTTCGTGCAGCGCTGCCGGGACGAGCACGGGCTTAACATTGTCGGGCTGATGTGCATTCCCCCCGACGGCGTGCCCCCCGGCCCCTATTTCGCCCAGATGGTAGCGTTGGGACAGGCGGCGGGTGTCAGTCAGCTGTCTATGGGCATGAGTGGCGATTTCGAGGTTGGCATCGGTATGGGGGCAACCCATGTGCGGGTGGGATCGGCTTTGTTTGGTCACCGGCCCACGATAATTGAGGCCTGA
- the leuS gene encoding leucine--tRNA ligase, translated as MSGERYNPREMEPKWQQVWDQAKSFVTSNDDPREPYYVLEMFPYPSGRIHMGHVRNYSMGDVVARYHRAKGKNVLHPMGWDAFGLPAENAAIERNTHPGTWTRQNIASMKAQLQSMGLAIDWTREIATCEPEYYQHQQAMFIDMMEAGLVTRKQSKVNWDPIDMTVLANEQVIDGKGWRSGAPVEQRELTQWFFKISDFAEDLLAGLDTLTEWPEKVRVMQRNWIGKSEGLRLLFALVEGNQTNAKSIEVFTTRPDTIFGASFIALSADHPLATQLAADNAELTAFIAECHAQGTATETLEKAEKKGVFTGLHVQHPVIEGATLPVYVANFVLMDYGTGAIFGCPAHDQRDLDFARRYDLPVKPVVLPSGADAASFAVANEAFTDAGTIFNSGFLDGLTIDEAKKAAAAHFEARTVDGKPQGTVEVNYRLRDWGVSRQRYWGCPIPVIHCEVCGTLPVPKKDLPVVLPEDVSFDKPGNALDHHPTWKHVNCPQCGGAARRETDTMDTFVDSSWYYTRFTAPHAATPTVPEIANRWLPVDQYIGGVEHAILHLLYSRYFTRAMKATGHVGLDEPFKGLFTQGMVTHETYKSPKGEWVAPADIVVETNGETRSAKHLKSGEAIAIGSVEKMSKSKKNVIDPDEIVATYGADTARWFMLSDSPPERDVQWTESGVEGASRFQQRVWRLVGETIEIVKQSSQTVRVKDDDEGLALRKIIHRAVHNVGADIEGLRFNRAVAQIYELTNALVRAEGICAVAPASRLAALELGVSHLIQLIAPMMPHLAETCWEALGKTGLVADAPWPDVDESLLVDNDVTLPIQFNGKRRGEITVAKGMPAAEVEKLVLSMDEIIRILDGKAPKKIVIVPDRIVNVVV; from the coding sequence GTGAGCGGCGAACGCTACAATCCGCGCGAGATGGAACCCAAATGGCAGCAGGTCTGGGATCAGGCCAAAAGCTTTGTCACATCCAATGATGACCCGCGCGAACCCTATTACGTCCTTGAGATGTTCCCCTACCCTTCGGGGCGCATCCACATGGGTCATGTCCGCAACTACTCCATGGGCGATGTGGTAGCGCGCTATCACCGCGCCAAGGGCAAGAATGTGCTCCATCCCATGGGTTGGGATGCGTTCGGTCTGCCAGCGGAAAACGCCGCAATCGAGCGCAACACCCATCCGGGCACCTGGACGCGCCAGAATATCGCCTCGATGAAGGCACAGTTGCAGTCCATGGGTCTGGCGATCGACTGGACCCGCGAGATCGCCACCTGCGAGCCGGAATACTACCAGCACCAGCAGGCCATGTTCATCGACATGATGGAAGCGGGCCTGGTCACGCGCAAACAGTCCAAGGTCAACTGGGACCCCATCGACATGACCGTGCTGGCCAATGAGCAGGTCATTGACGGTAAGGGCTGGCGCTCGGGCGCCCCTGTGGAACAGCGCGAACTGACCCAGTGGTTCTTCAAGATTTCCGATTTTGCCGAGGATCTGCTCGCCGGGCTTGATACGCTCACCGAATGGCCTGAAAAAGTACGCGTCATGCAGCGTAACTGGATCGGCAAGTCCGAAGGCCTGCGCCTGCTGTTCGCACTGGTTGAGGGCAATCAGACCAACGCCAAGTCGATCGAGGTTTTCACCACCCGTCCCGACACCATCTTTGGCGCCTCTTTCATCGCGCTCTCAGCCGATCATCCGCTGGCCACCCAGCTGGCTGCCGACAATGCCGAACTGACCGCCTTCATCGCTGAGTGCCATGCTCAGGGCACTGCGACAGAAACCCTTGAAAAGGCAGAGAAAAAAGGCGTCTTCACCGGCCTGCACGTGCAGCACCCGGTGATCGAGGGCGCTACTCTGCCCGTCTATGTCGCCAATTTCGTATTGATGGATTACGGCACCGGCGCCATTTTCGGCTGTCCTGCCCATGATCAGCGCGATCTGGATTTCGCGCGCCGTTATGACCTGCCGGTCAAGCCCGTGGTGCTGCCCAGCGGCGCCGATGCCGCGAGCTTTGCCGTCGCCAACGAAGCCTTTACCGATGCCGGCACCATCTTCAATTCCGGCTTTCTGGATGGACTGACCATTGACGAGGCCAAAAAGGCCGCAGCGGCCCATTTCGAGGCCCGCACCGTCGACGGCAAGCCGCAGGGCACGGTCGAGGTCAATTACCGTCTGCGCGACTGGGGTGTCTCTCGCCAGCGCTATTGGGGTTGCCCGATCCCCGTGATCCATTGCGAGGTCTGTGGCACCCTGCCCGTGCCCAAGAAGGATCTTCCTGTCGTGCTGCCTGAGGATGTCAGCTTCGACAAACCCGGCAATGCGCTTGATCATCACCCCACCTGGAAGCACGTCAACTGTCCGCAATGCGGCGGCGCAGCGCGGCGTGAAACCGATACCATGGACACCTTTGTGGATTCGTCCTGGTACTATACCCGCTTCACCGCACCGCATGCGGCGACGCCAACCGTGCCCGAGATTGCCAATCGCTGGCTACCGGTCGATCAGTATATTGGTGGCGTCGAGCATGCGATCCTGCACCTGCTCTATTCGCGCTATTTCACGCGCGCCATGAAGGCGACGGGCCATGTGGGGCTCGACGAGCCGTTCAAGGGCCTGTTCACCCAGGGCATGGTCACCCACGAAACCTATAAGTCGCCCAAGGGCGAATGGGTGGCGCCGGCCGATATTGTGGTCGAGACCAATGGCGAAACGCGTAGCGCCAAGCACCTCAAATCGGGCGAGGCGATTGCCATCGGCTCGGTCGAAAAAATGAGCAAATCCAAGAAAAACGTCATCGACCCCGATGAGATCGTCGCGACCTATGGCGCCGATACCGCGCGCTGGTTCATGCTTTCGGATTCTCCCCCGGAGCGCGATGTGCAGTGGACCGAATCCGGCGTCGAAGGCGCCAGCCGCTTCCAGCAGCGCGTCTGGCGTCTGGTTGGTGAAACGATCGAGATCGTTAAACAGTCTTCCCAGACTGTTCGCGTAAAAGACGACGACGAGGGGCTGGCGCTGCGCAAGATCATCCATCGCGCGGTGCACAATGTCGGCGCCGATATCGAAGGCCTGCGCTTTAACCGCGCTGTGGCCCAGATCTATGAACTCACCAACGCTTTGGTGCGGGCCGAAGGTATTTGCGCCGTGGCACCTGCCAGCCGCCTGGCGGCACTGGAGCTTGGTGTTTCCCACCTGATCCAGTTGATTGCGCCGATGATGCCGCATCTGGCCGAAACCTGCTGGGAAGCCCTGGGCAAGACTGGCCTTGTGGCCGACGCCCCCTGGCCTGACGTCGATGAGAGCCTTCTCGTCGACAATGATGTGACGCTGCCCATCCAGTTCAACGGCAAGCGCCGCGGCGAAATCACTGTTGCCAAGGGCATGCCGGCCGCCGAAGTGGAGAAACTTGTCTTGTCTATGGACGAGATTATCCGCATTCTTGACGGCAAGGCTCCAAAAAAGATCGTCATCGTCCCGGACAGGATCGTCAATGTCGTTGTCTAA
- the holA gene encoding DNA polymerase III subunit delta, producing the protein MAALKAHEVARFLTRPDVDEGIFLAYGPDAGLVRETAQRLIRKLSGDDPEQASIVTLDGSEVDADPSILAVEAKTISLFGGKRIVRVRGAGKSLVMTLTELRDDMQGASIVLEAGNLPPRDALRALVEAAKNGRALPCYPDSDEALAALIRDTFNQQGIRVDADVVGTLREILGNDREITRRELEKLCLYAAASKELSREDVLLLCADNGMLVIDAILDATGGGHAERLELALNRALSSAVDPQRLLRMCMIHFDNLRRWRTEVDAGKAPRAVLDGQRPKPHFSRIGALEQQLRLWSDNALATASARILQTTADTRRRPGLAEPALRRTLLAICMMAAAR; encoded by the coding sequence ATGGCGGCACTGAAGGCCCATGAGGTTGCACGCTTTCTCACGCGCCCGGACGTTGATGAGGGTATCTTCCTGGCCTACGGGCCTGATGCCGGTCTGGTACGCGAGACAGCACAGCGCCTGATCCGAAAATTGAGCGGCGACGACCCCGAACAGGCCAGCATCGTGACCCTGGATGGTTCCGAAGTTGATGCTGATCCATCTATTCTCGCAGTCGAAGCGAAGACCATCTCCCTGTTTGGCGGCAAGCGTATTGTCCGTGTCCGTGGCGCGGGCAAGTCACTGGTTATGACCCTCACTGAACTGCGTGACGATATGCAAGGCGCCTCTATCGTGCTCGAGGCTGGCAATCTCCCTCCCAGAGACGCCCTGCGAGCCCTTGTGGAGGCTGCAAAGAACGGCCGGGCCCTTCCTTGCTATCCCGACAGCGATGAGGCGCTGGCGGCCCTTATACGAGACACGTTCAACCAACAGGGTATTCGTGTGGACGCCGACGTCGTCGGTACACTGCGCGAAATCCTCGGTAATGATCGCGAAATCACCCGTCGCGAACTCGAAAAGCTCTGCCTCTACGCTGCCGCGAGCAAGGAGCTTTCACGCGAGGACGTGCTATTGCTCTGTGCCGATAACGGTATGCTGGTGATAGACGCCATTCTGGACGCAACTGGCGGCGGCCATGCCGAGCGGCTCGAACTGGCGCTCAATCGCGCCCTGTCGTCAGCCGTTGATCCGCAGCGATTACTGCGTATGTGTATGATTCATTTTGATAATTTGCGCCGTTGGCGGACCGAAGTGGATGCCGGGAAGGCGCCGCGGGCCGTGCTGGACGGCCAACGCCCCAAGCCACACTTCTCCCGCATTGGCGCTCTAGAGCAGCAATTGCGACTCTGGTCCGATAATGCGCTGGCGACGGCAAGCGCCCGCATTCTGCAGACGACCGCCGACACCCGCCGCCGGCCGGGTCTGGCCGAACCGGCCTTGCGGCGCACCTTGCTGGCGATATGCATGATGGCAGCGGCCCGCTAG
- a CDS encoding ParB/RepB/Spo0J family partition protein codes for MNEKPTRLGRGLAALIGDMATVEGARVTESGGIKRLPVDFIIANRSNPRRTFNDEQLEELTNSIREKGVMQPLLVRPSDDPNIFELIAGERRWRASQRAGLHDVPVIIRDVNDKEALELAIIENVQRADLNPLEEAMGYGQLIEQFEYTQQDLAQVIGKSRSHVANTLRLLRLPEDVREMVSSGSLTAGHARTLITAEDPATLARQIVSGGLSVRDAEALSQQRDIAGTKKPSASASVRDPDTVALERRLADALGLSVSLSHGDRGGKLEIRYKTLEQLDGICLKLTGSN; via the coding sequence ATGAACGAAAAACCCACACGTCTTGGCCGCGGGCTGGCCGCCCTGATTGGCGATATGGCCACTGTCGAGGGTGCACGCGTCACCGAATCGGGCGGAATCAAGCGCCTACCGGTTGATTTCATCATCGCTAACCGGTCCAATCCCCGCCGCACCTTCAATGACGAGCAGCTGGAAGAACTCACGAACTCGATTCGCGAGAAGGGTGTGATGCAGCCCCTGCTGGTGCGTCCGAGCGACGATCCCAACATCTTTGAGCTGATCGCGGGTGAACGCCGGTGGCGCGCCTCGCAGCGCGCTGGACTGCATGACGTACCCGTTATCATTCGCGACGTGAATGACAAGGAAGCGCTTGAACTCGCGATTATCGAGAATGTGCAGCGTGCCGATCTCAATCCGCTCGAAGAAGCTATGGGTTATGGTCAACTGATCGAACAGTTTGAATATACCCAGCAGGATCTGGCCCAGGTGATCGGCAAGAGCCGCTCTCACGTGGCCAATACGCTGCGTCTGCTGCGCCTCCCCGAAGACGTGCGTGAAATGGTGTCGAGTGGATCGCTGACGGCCGGTCATGCGCGGACGCTGATTACGGCTGAGGATCCGGCTACGCTGGCGCGGCAGATCGTGTCCGGGGGGTTGTCGGTGCGGGATGCAGAGGCATTGAGCCAGCAGCGCGACATTGCCGGGACAAAGAAACCCAGTGCATCGGCGAGCGTGCGAGACCCGGATACCGTGGCGCTTGAGCGGCGTCTGGCAGATGCCCTGGGTCTGTCGGTTTCGCTTTCACACGGCGATCGTGGCGGCAAGCTTGAAATACGCTACAAGACGCTGGAGCAGCTTGATGGTATCTGCCTCAAGCTGACCGGCTCGAACTAG
- a CDS encoding ParA family protein, with protein MAPRILTLANQKGGVGKTTTAINLATALAAIGERVLIVDLDPQGNASTGLGISRTDREVSSYDLLVGEATVAEAAIMTSVPNVAIVPSTMDLLGVELTIAEHGDRAFKLRNAFKQLGDLTINEKPVSYILIDCPPSLNLLTVNSLVAADAVLVPLQCEFFALEGLSQLLQTIEQIRSTLNPRLSIQGVVMTMFDKRNNLSEQVLHDVRSEMGSLVYDTVIPRNVRLSEAPSYGKPALLYDLKCAGSQAYLRLATEVIRRERQLNAA; from the coding sequence GTGGCGCCCCGTATCCTGACACTGGCCAATCAAAAGGGTGGCGTGGGTAAGACCACGACGGCCATCAACCTTGCCACGGCATTGGCTGCCATCGGCGAACGCGTCCTGATCGTGGACCTTGACCCGCAGGGCAATGCGTCCACGGGGCTGGGCATTTCGCGGACGGATCGCGAGGTTTCATCCTATGATCTGCTGGTCGGCGAAGCGACGGTCGCCGAAGCAGCCATCATGACCAGCGTTCCCAACGTGGCCATTGTGCCCTCGACGATGGATTTGCTCGGCGTTGAGCTGACCATTGCAGAACATGGGGATCGTGCCTTCAAACTGCGTAATGCGTTCAAGCAGCTTGGTGATTTGACGATCAATGAGAAGCCGGTCTCCTATATCCTGATTGATTGCCCCCCATCACTGAACCTGTTGACGGTGAACTCTCTGGTCGCAGCAGACGCGGTGCTTGTGCCGCTGCAGTGTGAGTTTTTCGCGCTGGAGGGTCTTAGCCAGCTGCTGCAGACCATCGAGCAGATTCGCTCGACGCTCAATCCACGGCTGTCGATCCAGGGTGTGGTGATGACCATGTTCGACAAGCGCAATAATCTGAGTGAACAGGTGCTGCACGACGTGCGCAGCGAAATGGGGTCGCTGGTCTATGACACGGTCATTCCACGCAATGTCCGCTTGTCGGAGGCGCCCTCCTATGGCAAGCCCGCTTTGCTTTATGATTTGAAATGTGCCGGCAGCCAGGCCTATTTGCGGCTGGCAACCGAAGTGATCCGCCGCGAGCGGCAGCTCAACGCGGCATAG